A single region of the Microbulbifer sp. MKSA007 genome encodes:
- a CDS encoding L,D-transpeptidase family protein: MQTSRQFQIPILHVFLMMCLMALMAAPPADAKPRASNWFDDRAAARGGSPSIRIDLSEQRAYLYKGGKLVGVSRISSGKRGYSTRPGHFRVLSKHPYHRSSIYGSFVDRRTGRVVRSNVNTRKHRRPAGTVYRGAKMNNYIRFNGGIGLHASGHVPGYPASHGCVRMPPHMARKFYQHVRVGTPVRVTH; the protein is encoded by the coding sequence CAAATCCCCATACTTCATGTCTTTTTGATGATGTGCCTTATGGCTTTAATGGCAGCGCCACCGGCAGATGCAAAGCCACGCGCATCTAATTGGTTTGATGATCGCGCCGCAGCCAGGGGTGGTAGTCCATCAATTAGAATTGATTTAAGTGAGCAGCGCGCATATCTGTATAAAGGTGGGAAATTAGTTGGTGTCTCCCGTATTTCTTCGGGGAAGCGCGGTTATAGCACACGCCCCGGACATTTTCGTGTGTTGTCCAAACACCCTTATCACCGCTCGTCTATTTATGGCAGTTTTGTTGATAGACGCACCGGCAGAGTCGTGAGATCGAATGTAAATACTCGAAAGCATCGTCGCCCTGCGGGTACTGTGTATCGCGGTGCAAAAATGAATAATTACATTCGTTTTAATGGCGGTATCGGTCTGCATGCCTCTGGCCACGTGCCCGGCTATCCCGCTTCTCATGGTTGTGTACGTATGCCCCCACATATGGCGAGAAAGTTCTATCAGCATGTGCGTGTAGGCACGCCGGTTCGTGTAACACACTAG